Genomic segment of Microcoleus sp. FACHB-672:
CAATAGAAAGCGTGTTCAAACTTCATCGGCGAAATGCCCAATTCACCCGGCTCAAATTCATCAAAGATATATTGAGCGTCGTAGGTGCCATAGTAATTACCCACACCGGCATGATCTCGACCAACAATGAAGTGCGTGCAGCCGTAATTCTTCCGCACCAGCGCATGGAAAATCGCTTCACGCGGGCCGGCATAACGCATCGCCGCCGGGTTAATCGCCATAATCACCCGGTCTTTGGGGTAGTAATGTTCCAGCAAAATTTCGTAACAGCGCATCCGCACATCAGCAGGGATGTCATCATCCTTCGTCACACCCACCAAGGGATGCAGGAACAAACCATCCACTGTTTCAAGCGCACACTTTTGGATATATTCATGAGCGCGGTGGATAGGATTGCGGGTTTGGAAACCTACAATCGTTTTCCACCCCTTATCCTTAAACAAAGCTCTCGACTTAGCGGGGTCAATCTGGTATTTGGGAAAAAGAGGATGGGGGTCACGTTCGAGCAACCAAACTGGCCCACCCAAATTAATCGGCCCTTGATTGTAGACAACTTTAACACCGGGATGCTTTTCATCATCGGTGCGATAGACGTTTACCACCTCATGCGCTTTGTTATAGCGATACTTTTGCGTCAGTTCTAGAACACCCACAAACCTGCCGGTGGGGTCATCTAAACGTACCCAACTGCCTTCTTTCAGGGGTTCTGCAACTTCCTCGCTCACAGACAGCGTAATTGGAATTGACCAAGGCAGTCCATTCGCTAAGCGCATATCAGATACAACCGGCTCATAGTCTTTTTGCTCCATAAAGCCGGTGAGTGGACTAAACCCACCAATCGCGATTAGTTCCAGATCGGAAAAAGACTTTTCATCGAGTCGCACGCGAGGTAAAACGTCCGCTTGTTCTTGAAATTCCTGCCCTTCGGCAGATGTAGCAATACGATTGATTAGGTGGCCGCCGTGGGGGGCAATACCGTCTAGATGCTGACTCAAAACAATCCCTCTCTGCGTTGACTGAAATTGGTTGGAACGATCCTGTTTTCCTCATTTATCCTACTTCGCGAGGGAGCATAGGGGAAGCAGGGTTCCTGGAAGTGTGAAGGAGGTGAGCCGGTTTACTTGCTTTGGTTATCCCAGATTTTATTACCAAATGAGTTAGCTAGAAACTCCTCCAATATCAAGATAGGGAAGTCTAACGACCTCAATCAGCAGTGATAAGTAACCTCAACTTCAGCCCAGGTGTCTCCAATCGGTCCACTGCTTTAGGATTGTTAGACGGCTTCAAGCTACTGACTGGAGCGGGTGCGTGTACCATGATAGTAATAGACAACTTATTATAAATTTGACAAATATGGGGCTACAAATCTCAATTTCTGACTCGATTTTGCAAGCTCTTCGTTTACCAGAACAGCGTATTGAGCAGGAACTGCGTCGGGAATTAGCCATTGCTCTCTATACACAAGATATCCTCTCCTTTGGCAAAGCACGAGAACTAGCTGAGGTGGATAAATACGAGTTTGGGCAACTGCTTGCTCTTCGTGGAGTAGTGCGGCATTACAGTTTTGCAGAATTAGATGATGATTTAAGCTATGCCCGTAGTGAGTAACACTTCACCGATTCTCAATTTAGCAATAGTGAATCAGCTTATCCTGTTACATCAGCAGTTTGGCGATATTCTGATTCCAACTGCTGTATTGGATGAGTTGAAAGTTAATGAAGATCGACCGGGTTCTCAAGCAATTCGTGAGGCGATTTCATCGGATTGGATTCAGAGTCAAGAGGTAAGTAACGAACCCCTTGCTCAACTTTTGAAACAAACATTGGATCGAGGAAAAGCTGAAGCAATCGCCCTTGCTATTGACCTTAAGGCAGATTGGACGCTTCTAGATGAGCGCGAAGGCAGAAAAGTTGCCAAATCTTTAGGATTGAAGGTAACAGGAATTTTGGGGATTTTGCTGCGGGCTAAACAGCTAGGAGAACTCGAATCATTGCCGAATGTGATTAATGAATTGATTCACAAAGCCGGATTTCGGATTGCACCGGAGTTAGTAGCACAAATTCTGAGGCAATAGAAAACTAAAATTTTATACTAAGCGTAAGTATCAACGCCGGCATGACACAGCTGTACAAGTGAAGTTGCTGCGGTGACTCAGCTCTAAATTCAAAAGGGTATTTTCAAGGCACTTTCCTGGCCAGAAAATCTGTGGTCTGTTATCTTCACCTGGCTGCAACGCGCTCTTTGAGAAATTTAATCCATAACAGCATTAAAGAAAGTTGAATATTTGCTTAACTTTTTCAAACTACCAAGGATTAATAATTGTAATGCCGCAGTCTTCAAAATCAGAAACATTACGAGTGGCAAGAGTAGCTTGACGAGTGTCACAAATACTGGCTATTTGAGCATCAGCTTGAGAGATTGGTTTACCTATTCGTCTTCTTTCTGCGGCAATTCTAGCAAAAGCGATTGCTGCTGTTTCATCAAACGGTAAAATCCGTCTTCTAAAATCTTCAGAAAACATCAACTGAGCTGCTTGGCTAAATTCAGTTTGGCGTTTTCCCGAAGGTAACAAAGCAATCCCATAAAGAATTTCAGCTTGAGTGATGGTTGTGGTAAAAAGATTCGTTATTGGTTGTGCTGCCGCCCATTGACGAACCACTGACGAGCCTTTAGGGTGCATCAGTTCAGACAATACATTAGTATCAAGTACAATCATATAAATCTTCAAAATTAGGGGGTTCGCGTAAGGGTTCTCTGGGGATAATTGGGACTTCAAAATCTCCAAAATGAGCAAAACGTCGCTCGATAGCCAAGGCCAGATTTAAGGGTTTGAGAGTATTTTCTGTCAAGACAGCCCGGAGGATTTCTTCGGCTTCTTCTTCAATAGAACGCCCATAATATTCTGCTCGCTTTTGCAGGCGGTTTTTGAGGTCATCATCAAAATTTTGAATAGTGATATTGGTCATATTTTTTGTCTCCATCGTAATGCGGGGGATTTCAGACCGGCTGTAGTATTGCTTTAACCCTAGAGCATGGTTGATTGCGACTCCACCGGCTGCTGTTTTCACGCAACTTAACCAGGATTTTAAACCCAAAAACTGGATGGGCAAAGTGAAACAGAGAATTCACGCTTCACTTTACCCATCCTACAAATAATTAGGTTTTGCGTCCTGATGCTTTACTTGTCGGGAGTAATGACGCCCCCGCCTAATAAAACATCACCGGCATACCAAACGGCAGCTTGTCCGGGAGTAATCCCAAACTGCGGTTCATCAAAAACAAGACGAACACTGGCATCTTCCAAAGGAATCACGGTTGCCGGCATTGGAGGGGTGCGGTAACGAACTTGGGCGAGTGCCTTGATGGGGGTAGCCGGCTGCCCCATAGACACCCAATTGACGCCGTGTACCGTGCATTCTGATTGATGAACGCTGGCACGATTTCCCACAATCACCTGATTACGACCGGCATCTAGGGCAACCACATACAGCGGTTCACTGGCAGCGATCCCGATTCCCTTGCGCTGACCGATCGTATAGTGATGGATGCCATCATGATGTCCCAGCACTTTGCCGGTTGTGTCAACAATTTCGCCTTTTTGCGGCGCGAGATATTTGTCGAGAAATGCCCGCATGGAACCATTGGCTTCTACTAAGCACAAATCCTGGCTTTCCGGCTTATCGGCAGTCTTTAAGCCAAATTCAGCCGCGAGACGACGGGTTTCGGCTTTGGTATGTTCGCCCAAAGGAAACACGCACCCAGCTAGCACTTCCTGGGATAAGTCATACAAGAAGTAAGATTGATCCTTGTTGAGGTCTAAAGCCCGCAGCAGTTGATAGCGCCCGGTAGCAGAGTCATAATTAACCCGCGCATAGTGGCCGGTTGCAATTTTATCAATGCCCAACTCTTCACGGGCGTAGCGCTGCATGGGGCCAAACTTGACCGTTTTGTTGCACTGAGAGCAAGGCAGCGGCGTCACACCGGCACTGTAGCCGGCCACCAAATAATCCACAATATTGCTCTGGAAAACTTCACGAATATCGACAACGTGATGGGGAACGCCTAATTGTTCGCAAATATAGGCAGCATCAACCATCCCCTCCGTGCAACACTGACCTTTACCCTTCATCAGCCAAAGGGTCAGTCCCACAACTTCATATCCTTGATGGTGGAGGGTTGCTGCTGCAACTGAACTATCGACTCCACCGGAGAGGCCCACCACTACTTTGTTCATGATCTTGAACAACTGCAAAAAATTACCTATTACTCTACGCTAACACCGGCAGAGGAAGAGTGGGAGATGGGGAGATGCAAAGAGATTGAAAGAGCTGGGGTTGCGTGTGGTAGACTGAGCGCAAATTTTGTCCGAGACTACAGACTAGAGCATTGTGGGGAAACCGGCATGAATATAAATCAGCAAAATCAACCCAGCAGCGATAACAACAGCAGGGATGCCGGTGATAACCGTCCGAGTTGTATTGCCCCCTTGCAAAGGGCAAGGCTATTTCATTCCTCCCTTTCTCACGCCATTTTCCTCTCTGCCTTGCAAAAAGCTTTACTGCTAGCCGGCTGTTTGCTGATGGCGTGCCAAAGCCCTGCTGGGGCAGAATCTTGGAATTTCTCAGATGTACCAACCCCCCAGTTACTTGCACAAGTACCCAGGCAATATTTGGTTTATGTGAAAGGGGAGAGTGACCAAATGCTCGAACAAGTCCGCAGAGTCGCACCGGAAGCGTATATTGATCAGTTCAAAGGGCGCAAGGTAATCAACGCCGGCACTTTTTATGATCGAGAATTGGCAAAGCGGCGAGAGCAAGAGATTGAATCGCTATATATTCGGGCTGAAGTCGCCCGGATTGAGGGTCGATATAACCCTAGTAGGGCTGCCGGCTATTCCACCGGCTCATCCAGGATAGGAGGTCGATACAGCCCTAGCACTGCCACCTATTCCACCAACTCATCCAGAATAGGAGGTCGATACAACCCTAGCACTGCCACCTATTCCACCAACTTATCCAGGATAGGAGGTCGATATAACCCTAGCACTGCCACCTATTCCACTAGACCATCAGTAGTGTCGAGGGGAATTACCGACAATGATTATTTTGTCGTCATTCCAGCATCAGCACAAGATTTGACGGCGATTGCAGAACAAGTGCGCTTGCTAGGTGCGCCGGCAGAAGGCGTTGAAGATCGAGACCAACCTCGCGGCTACCACATCGCAGTTGGGCCATTCTCAGATAGAAGCACTGCAGAGCGCTGGAACCGATATTTAACAGATTTAGGGCTGGGCAATGCGCGGGTTTACTATGGTCGTTAGGGGATTGGGCAAGGCTACGCCAACCTAAAGGTATGGGAATTGGGCATGGGGCATGGGGGATTGGGCATGGGATATAGGATTTAGAAATTGACTCAGGACTAGAAGCTAGGAGTTAGCACTTTGGTAGGGATTGAACACCGGCAAGAACAGATTCAGCAAATTGCAGTGACGGCTGAACAAATGCGTGCGGTTGAGGCGCGAGTGTTTGATGCTGGGATGCCGGTGGCAGCTTTGATGGAAAAGGTGGCTGGATTGATTATCCGCCGAATTCAAACGCTTTATCCGATGCCGGTGCGAGTCGGGGTGTTGGTTGGCCCTGGCCATAATGGCGGTGATGCCTTGGTAGTGGCAAGAGAATTGCATTTCAAAGGTTATGAAGTTTCGATTTACCGCGCTTGTTCTCAGCTGAAGGAACTGACGGATCAGCACGCACATTATGCAACGCGATTGGGGATTCCTTCTTACGAGGTTATTGACGCCCTCAAGGACTCTGAGCTGTTGATTGATGGGTTATTTGGTTTTGGGCTGGAGCGACCCTTAGAAGGCTCTATTGCCGATGCAATTAACCAGATTAATACTTGGGGCAAGCCGGTGTTGAGTATTGATTTGCCTTCCGGGTTGCATACCGATACCGGCGAGGTATTGGGGACGGCAATTCGGGCGACGCGGACGCTTTGTTTGGGTTTGTGGAAGTTGGGTTTACTGCAAGACGATGCGTTGCAGTACGCCGGCGAGGTGGAACTGATTGATTTTGATTTGCCTTTGGTGGATATTTTGGCGGTTGTCGGGCAAGCACCGGCAATTCGTCGCGTCACGCCCTCCGTTGCCCTTGCTCAGGTTCCCCTGCCGCGTCCCCAGTCAACCTATAAGTACAAAATGGGGCATCTGCTGCTGATTGCCGGCTCTCGCAAGTATACCGGCGCAGCAATTTTAACCGGCTTAGGGGCGCGGTGCAGTGGTGTGGGAATGCTGTCGATTGCGGTGCCAGAGTCGATTAAGCCGCTGTTGAGTGCCCAGTTGCCAGAAGCTTTAATTATTGGCTGTCCGGAAACAGATTCGGGGGCGATTGAACAGCTGCCGGTGGGGATTGATCTGACTTCCTACAGTGCCATCGCCTGCGGCCCCGGTTTGACTTTAGAGGCCGCTGCAGTGGTTGAAATGGTGTTAGAAAGCGATCGCCCGGTTGTTGTGGATGCGGATGGGTTGAATGTCTTGGCGCAACTGGGGACAATCCCGACTTTGGCGGAACGTCAAGCTTTAACGGTTTTGACGCCCCATGCTGGGGAGTTTAAGCGGCTGTTTCCCGACATTGAAGACTTGACAAATAATAGAATTCATGCAGTAAAATCTGCTGCTCAGCAAAGTCAAGCAATCGTTTTGTTGAAAGGCGCGAGAACTGCGATCGCCCATGCCGATGGTTCAGTCTGGATTAATCCAGAAAGTACGCCGGCGCTGGCAAGGGGTGGCAGTGGGGATGTTTTAACCGGCTTGATGGGGGGTTTAATTGCCCAGGCGGTTGCCGGAGAGATGCCGGTGGAACCGTTAGTCACAACCGCAGTTTGGTGGCACGCGAGAGCCGGCATTTTAGCTGCACAGGAACGCACAGAGTTAGGGGTTGATGCCTTTACGCTAACGCAATATTTGCTGCCGGTGGTGCAATCTTACTTTTCTAAAAATTTGCTGGTTTAGTTTTAGATATTCCTACCGAGCTATTGCAAAAATCGGCACTCCTGAAGATTTTGCTAATTGCGTTCAATATTTGCCTTTGTAGTGGATGCGATTTCTTATTACAAACTGTTTTCGGTATTGAAGATAACCAATTAGGATATGAGCCGGCTTTAATCGGCTTTCGCTATTAACCGGCAATTTTAACCTCTGGTGGGTTTGGGAAGAATCAATCAACGCTGCTGGCATCGCGTTCTTTTTATCGCTCCAGTCTATTTTCCTGATGTCAATGTTGCGATTAAAGAAATCTTATCTCTAAAATTGTTAGGATAATCATTAGACTTTTTCTAGCCCGTCAAATGTTAAACGATATTTGGAATTATCTTTTTAGAGAGTTTCCGGGCTTATTTAGTAACAACGAGCCGGCATCCCCTCCGCCGCCACCTCCGCCACCGCGTCAAACCCTGAGTGATGCAGAACTTGAGGCGATTTTCATGCAGTTACTTGATGGGGTAAGTGAGGGGTGGAGTCGCGGATCGGTGAAGGGGTTTTTGATAGCTAAACAAGTTACAGATGCGGAGTGGATCGTCTGGTTGCACCGGTTTGAGGAACGATTGCAAAGGGTGCCGGCGCCGCATGAAGAATTGGCGCGGCGGTTGGTACAGTTTGGGGAAATTCGCGGGGAGAGATTGGGGGAAGTCGCAGCAGAAATAGGCCGGCACTTACTATCACAAATACCGCAGCGTCCAGGAAAAGAAAAATTACAGGAAAATAAGGAAGAGATGGAAGAGGCTGAGGTATGGTTTAATCGAGGCAATGAACAATACAGGAGAGAAGATTTTCTTGCTGCGCTTACTTCCTACAGCCGCGCCGTTGAAATTAAACCCGACTTTCACCTAGCGTGGAATAGCCAGGGAAATTCGCTCGCTGAATTAGAGCAGTATGAAGATGCGCTTACTTCCTACAACCGTGCCGTTGAAATTAAACCTGACTTTTACCAAGCTTTGTATAACTGCGGGCTATTGCTTGCTGAATTGGAGCAATATGAAGAGGCGCTCATTTGCTATAACCGCGCCGTTGAAATTAAATCCGAATTTTATGAGGCTTGGAATAGCCAAGGGAATATGCTAGCTAGATTAGGCCGGCATGAAGAAGCACTCACTTCTTTTGCTCGCGCGATTGAAATTAAGCCTGAATATCACCAGGCTTGGTATAACCGAGGTAATTTACTAAATGATTTAGGTCGGTATGAAGAGGCACTTGCTTCTTTAAAACGCACGCTTGAAATTAAACCCGATTACCACAAAACTTGGGTAAAACTGGGCATATCGCTGAATAAATTGGGCCGCTATGAAGAAGCACTCACTTCCTTAAAACGCGCCGTTGGAATTAACCGCAACGATCATGAAGCTTGGAAAAATCAAGGAAATGTACTAGCTAGATTAGGTCGGCATGAAGAAGCACTCACTTCCTTCAACCGTGTCGTTGAAATTCAACCTAACGATCACGAAGCTTGGTATAGCCGGGGGATGTGTCTAGACTATTTAGGTCACTATGAGGAGGCGCTTACTTCCTACAACCGCGCCCTTGAAATTAAACCGGACTCGTATGGCGCTTAGATGAATTGCAGTATTACAGCCGGCAACAGTATAGACCCAAGGCAACCCTACATTTCTATATCTTGCTGGAAATATGCCGGCACTGTCTCAAGGATCATCTTCCACAAGGCTGTCGGCATCAGGCGCATCAATCACCCCCGTCCTCCCCACAACTTATAACCTCAGACAGATATCCGACACACCGGCAGACGAGAGAATCTAAAATTTAGCGGTTTCGGTGCAGTCGAGTCTGATAAGTTAATAGATTGATCGCAAATACAAATTTTCTGGCATCCCTG
This window contains:
- the sat gene encoding sulfate adenylyltransferase — its product is MSQHLDGIAPHGGHLINRIATSAEGQEFQEQADVLPRVRLDEKSFSDLELIAIGGFSPLTGFMEQKDYEPVVSDMRLANGLPWSIPITLSVSEEVAEPLKEGSWVRLDDPTGRFVGVLELTQKYRYNKAHEVVNVYRTDDEKHPGVKVVYNQGPINLGGPVWLLERDPHPLFPKYQIDPAKSRALFKDKGWKTIVGFQTRNPIHRAHEYIQKCALETVDGLFLHPLVGVTKDDDIPADVRMRCYEILLEHYYPKDRVIMAINPAAMRYAGPREAIFHALVRKNYGCTHFIVGRDHAGVGNYYGTYDAQYIFDEFEPGELGISPMKFEHAFYCKLSQGMATSKTSPSNPDQRVHLSGTKVREMLRAGQLPPPEFSRPEVAAELARAMRVPMESF
- a CDS encoding UPF0175 family protein, whose amino-acid sequence is MGLQISISDSILQALRLPEQRIEQELRRELAIALYTQDILSFGKARELAEVDKYEFGQLLALRGVVRHYSFAELDDDLSYARSE
- a CDS encoding DUF3368 domain-containing protein, coding for MNQLILLHQQFGDILIPTAVLDELKVNEDRPGSQAIREAISSDWIQSQEVSNEPLAQLLKQTLDRGKAEAIALAIDLKADWTLLDEREGRKVAKSLGLKVTGILGILLRAKQLGELESLPNVINELIHKAGFRIAPELVAQILRQ
- a CDS encoding type II toxin-antitoxin system VapC family toxin; protein product: MIVLDTNVLSELMHPKGSSVVRQWAAAQPITNLFTTTITQAEILYGIALLPSGKRQTEFSQAAQLMFSEDFRRRILPFDETAAIAFARIAAERRRIGKPISQADAQIASICDTRQATLATRNVSDFEDCGITIINPW
- a CDS encoding FitA-like ribbon-helix-helix domain-containing protein, encoding MTNITIQNFDDDLKNRLQKRAEYYGRSIEEEAEEILRAVLTENTLKPLNLALAIERRFAHFGDFEVPIIPREPLREPPNFEDLYDCT
- the mnmA gene encoding tRNA 2-thiouridine(34) synthase MnmA, producing MNKVVVGLSGGVDSSVAAATLHHQGYEVVGLTLWLMKGKGQCCTEGMVDAAYICEQLGVPHHVVDIREVFQSNIVDYLVAGYSAGVTPLPCSQCNKTVKFGPMQRYAREELGIDKIATGHYARVNYDSATGRYQLLRALDLNKDQSYFLYDLSQEVLAGCVFPLGEHTKAETRRLAAEFGLKTADKPESQDLCLVEANGSMRAFLDKYLAPQKGEIVDTTGKVLGHHDGIHHYTIGQRKGIGIAASEPLYVVALDAGRNQVIVGNRASVHQSECTVHGVNWVSMGQPATPIKALAQVRYRTPPMPATVIPLEDASVRLVFDEPQFGITPGQAAVWYAGDVLLGGGVITPDK
- a CDS encoding NAD(P)H-hydrate dehydratase, with protein sequence MVGIEHRQEQIQQIAVTAEQMRAVEARVFDAGMPVAALMEKVAGLIIRRIQTLYPMPVRVGVLVGPGHNGGDALVVARELHFKGYEVSIYRACSQLKELTDQHAHYATRLGIPSYEVIDALKDSELLIDGLFGFGLERPLEGSIADAINQINTWGKPVLSIDLPSGLHTDTGEVLGTAIRATRTLCLGLWKLGLLQDDALQYAGEVELIDFDLPLVDILAVVGQAPAIRRVTPSVALAQVPLPRPQSTYKYKMGHLLLIAGSRKYTGAAILTGLGARCSGVGMLSIAVPESIKPLLSAQLPEALIIGCPETDSGAIEQLPVGIDLTSYSAIACGPGLTLEAAAVVEMVLESDRPVVVDADGLNVLAQLGTIPTLAERQALTVLTPHAGEFKRLFPDIEDLTNNRIHAVKSAAQQSQAIVLLKGARTAIAHADGSVWINPESTPALARGGSGDVLTGLMGGLIAQAVAGEMPVEPLVTTAVWWHARAGILAAQERTELGVDAFTLTQYLLPVVQSYFSKNLLV
- a CDS encoding tetratricopeptide repeat protein; the protein is MLNDIWNYLFREFPGLFSNNEPASPPPPPPPPRQTLSDAELEAIFMQLLDGVSEGWSRGSVKGFLIAKQVTDAEWIVWLHRFEERLQRVPAPHEELARRLVQFGEIRGERLGEVAAEIGRHLLSQIPQRPGKEKLQENKEEMEEAEVWFNRGNEQYRREDFLAALTSYSRAVEIKPDFHLAWNSQGNSLAELEQYEDALTSYNRAVEIKPDFYQALYNCGLLLAELEQYEEALICYNRAVEIKSEFYEAWNSQGNMLARLGRHEEALTSFARAIEIKPEYHQAWYNRGNLLNDLGRYEEALASLKRTLEIKPDYHKTWVKLGISLNKLGRYEEALTSLKRAVGINRNDHEAWKNQGNVLARLGRHEEALTSFNRVVEIQPNDHEAWYSRGMCLDYLGHYEEALTSYNRALEIKPDSYGA